The Paraburkholderia megapolitana genomic sequence AGTAGAGGTTTGTCGCGATCGGCAGTGCGGTGCTCATGCGCTCACCCCGCTTGGTGCAGCGTCGGCGGAACCTGCAGCGTGGTCCGCGCGACGGTGCGCCGTAGCCCGATGCGGTGCGCCGCCGTCGCGGGTCAGTTCGTAGACGGTCTGGCCGCGCAGACGGAACGCCTGGCTCACGTAGGTGAAGTTCTCCGAGTGGCCGGCAAACAGCAACCCGCCCGGCTTCAACAGCGGCTCGAAGCGGGCCAGTACCTGCGCCTGCGTCGGCTTGTCGAAATAGATCATCACGTTGCGGCAGAAAATCGCGTCGAACGGCGTGCGCAGCGCGTAGTCGCGATCGGTGAGATTCAGCCGTTCGAAGCGGACCATCGCGCGCACTTCCGGGCGCACTTTCACGAGGCCCGCATGCGCACCGGTGCCTTTCAGGAAGAAGCGTTTGAGGCGCTCCGGCGCAAGATGCGTGACCTGCTCCAGTTGATACACCGCGGCCTCGGCCTTGGCGAGTACCTGCGTATCGACATCGGTGGCGAGCACGCTCGCCTGGCGCGCGCCTTGTTCGCCGAGCGCTTCGATCAGCGTCATCGCGATCGAGTACGGTTCCTCGCCAGTCGATGCCGCCGAACACCACACCGAGACCGGCGCCGGGCGCTGCATCGCGAAGTCGGCGAGGACCGGAAAGTGATGTGCTTCGCGGAAGAACGCGGTCAGGTTCGTCGTGAGTGCGTTGGTGAACGCCTCCCATTCGGCGGGATCGGTATCGGACTCGAGCAAGTCGAGGTATTGCCGGAAGTTGTCGAAGCCGCGCGCGCGCAGGCGTCGTGCGAGACGGCTGTACGCCATGTCGCGCTTGTGGTCGGACAGCGAGATGCCGGCGCGCAGATAGATCAACTCGCGAATGCGCGCGAAATCGGCGGAGGTGAATTCGAAGTCGCGTGTCGATTCGGCGGTTCGTGCCGCTTCGCTGGTAGCGGGGCGTGATGGTGTGCGCGAGAGTTTCATCGCGTGATCCGCCTGCGTTGCAATGCGCAGACCGTTGCACGAACCGCGCGCAGACGGCCGGCTCCCGGCATGCTGTATGAGCATGCTTCGGTGAGCCGCCCGTCATCGGGCGAGGTGCGTGGGGTCCGCATACCGCTTCATCCTGTCCTAGAACGTTTCCCAATCCGCGTCCGCGCTGACCGTGGAACCGGCCGGGGCTGGGCGCTTCAGTGTCTCTGCTGCTGGCAGGCTCTTCGGTCTGAGGGCGGGCTCGCTACGCGATGCGCCGTCCGGTTTCGTCGACGTGGTTGTGCTCGCAAACGCAGCCGGTGCGCCTTGCGGCTTCGCCGCCGCTCCGATTGCGCGGTGCGTTGCGCTCGTTGCAGCGGATATCGCTGGTGTACCGGCATGGTTTGCCAATGCCGGGCGCACGCTGCCGTGAACCGGTCCGGCCACCGCGTGACTGCGCACGGCGCTTGCCGGACGCGTCGTTCGTTCGCTCCCGCTCCCACCCACACGCCAACCACCGACTACCGTCTGCAGTTGCCGCGTCTGCTCTTCGAGCGAAGCAGCCGCTGCCGCGGCCTCTTCGACGAGCGCCGCGTTCTGCTGCGTCACTTCATCCATCTGCGTGACCGCGCGATTGACCTGCTCGATACCGGTCGACTGCTCTTCGGACGCCGCGCTGATCTCGCCCATGATGTCGGTGACCCGGCGCACGGCCTGCACGATCTCTTCCATCGTCGTGCCCGCGCGACCGACCAGCGCGGAACCGCTCTGCACCTTGTCGACCGAATCGCCGATCAGTTCCTTGATCTCTTTCGCCGCGCTCGCGCTGCGTTGCGCGAGGCTGCGCACCTCGCCGGCCACCACGGCGAAGCCGCGCCCCTGTTCGCCGGCACGCGCCGCTTCCACCGCGGCATTCAGTGCGAGGATATTGGTCTGGAACGCGATCCCTTCGATCACGCCGATGATGTCGACGACCTTGTTCGAGCTCGACGCGATGTCCTGCATCGTATGCACGACCTGGTTCACGACGTCGCCGCCGCGCGTCGCGATGTCCGACGCGTTGACAGCGAGCTGGCTCGCCTGCCGCGCGTTCTCGGCGTTCTGCCGCACCGTGCCGGTCAGTTGTTCCATGCTCGATGCGGTCTCTTGCAGCGAAGCCGCCTGCTGCTCGGTGCGCTGCGACAGATCGGTGTTGCCCATCGCGATTTCGCGCGCGCCGGTGTCGATCGATTCGGTGCTCGTGTGAACCGCTTTCACCATCGTCACGAGGCTTTCCTGCATCTGCTTGATCCCGCCGAACAGACGCCCGATCTCGTTGTGGCTGTACACGTCGACGCGTTGCGAGAGGTCGCCGGCAGCGATTCGCTCGAAGCACACGGTCGCGTCGTTCAGCGGTTGCACGATCAGTCCGCGCAGCGCAAAGCGGATCACGACGACCATCACGAGCGCGAACACCGTCACACCGATGATCAGCATCTTCATCAGCCCGATCTGCGCGGCGGTGTCGGCCTGCTGCCGCTGCGCGTGATCCTGCAGCGCCTTGACGACCGGCGTCGCGGCGTTGTCGTAGTCGACAAACATCGGGCTGATCTTCGTGTCGGCGATCGCGTGGTAGCTGGTCGTGTCGCTGGCGCGCAGCGCGACGAACTCCGGTTCGACGCCGTCGTGCAGCAGCGTCGCACGACGCGCGCTCACCGCATCGATCAGCGACTGATCGGCACCGCGGCGCGGTGTGGCGAGAAACGCCTGCCAGTTTTCATTCGATTTGCCGAGCAGATCCTGCCCGCGATCGAGCGCGGTCTTGGCCTGCTCCATTTCACCGGCGGCGATCAGACCGGTGACGCGATCGAGCGTCACGCGCGAACGCAGCAGGTAGGACGACGCGTCATTCAGCGAACGCATCGCGACCAGATCGCTGCCGGCGATCTGGTCGAGCGACTGGTTCGCGCGTTGCAGCGCGACCAGTCCGAGTGCGCCGACGGCAACCGTCAGCGCAACGAGAATGACGCCGACCGCGGTTAGCGTCGTGCGGATCGACCATCTGCCCAGCATCGTCGTTTCTCCTTGATGTGTGTCTTATACGTGCTTCAGATGCGCGGTCTGCTTACTCGCTCAGCGCGTCGGTGAGCGCCATTTCGCGGCTCGTCATCAGCTTTTCGATGTCCATCAGAATCAGCATGCGGCCATCGACGGTACCGAGCCCCGTTAGATACTCAGTGTTCAGCGTCGCGCCGAATTCGGGCGCGGGCATGATCTGGTCGGCTGCGAGCGTCAATACATCGGACACGCCATCGACCACCATGCCAAGCACGCGGTGCGCCACGTTCAGGATGATCACCACCGTCTGGTGGTCGTACTCGACGCGGCCCAGATGAAACTTGATGCGCATGTCGACGATCGGCACGATGATGCCGCGCAGGTTGATCACGCCTTTGATGAACTCCGGCGCGTTCGCGATGCGCGTCACGTTGTCGTAACCGCGAATCTCCTGCACCTTGAGAATGTCGATGCCGTATTCCTCGGCGCCGAGCGTGAACACCAGAAATTCCTGCCCGCCCGCGTCGGCCTGCTGCGCGTGCCGGCGGCTTGCTGCGCTGTTCGACTGGCTCGAATGAATGGATTGGACTTCTGCCACGTTAGCCCCCAAGCAGTTGGGAAAAATTGGTTAAGGTTCGCTTTGTCGCTTTATTGCCGCGTTCATGCGAGTGCGGCAAGGTCGCTATGCGCGCCATGCGCGGTGCGCTTCTCGCGGTTCAACGCGGCCACGTCCACGATCAGTGCGACGCTGCCGTCGCCGAGGATCGTGGCAGCGGATATGCCATGCACCTTGCGGTAATTCGTTTCGAGGTTCTTCACGACGACCTGCTGCTGGCCGACCAGCTCGTCGATCAGCATCGCAAAGCGGCGCCCCTCGGCCTGCATGATCGTGACGATGCCCTGAGTCGGATCGGTACGTGCGTCTTCGACGGTGAATACCGCGTGCAGCGCGACGAGCGGTAAGTATTCGCCGCGTACGCGCACCACGCGTTCGCCGTTCGCGATCGTGTAGATATCTTCGGCGCGCGGCTGTAGCGACTCCATCACGAAGTTCAGCGGCAGGATGAAGATCTCGCTGCCGACCTTGACCGACATGCCGTCGAGAATCGCCAGCGTGAGCGGCAGCACGATCCGCGTCGTCGTGCCGCGGCCCGCGTACGACGTGATCTCGACGTGGCCGCCCATCGCCTGGATGTTGCGCTTCACGACGTCCATGCCGACACCGCGGCCGGACACGTCGGTGACCTGCTCGGCCGTCGAGAAGCCCGGCATGAAGATCAGGTTCCAGACTTCCTCGTCGGTCATCGACTCGCTGACCTGCATGCCCTGCTTCGCCGCCTTCGCGAGAATCTTGTCGCGGCGCAGGCCGGCTCCGTCGTCGCTGACCTCGATCACGATGTTGCCGCCGTGATGCGCCGCCGACAGCACCAGTTGACCCGTGCCGTCCTTGCCCACGGCGCGGCGCGCCTCGACGGTTTCGATGCCGTGGTCGAGGCTGTTGCGCACGAGGTGTGTGAGCGGATCGATGATGCGTTCGATCAGACTTTTGTCGAGTTCGGTCGCCTGACCGAAGGTGACCAGTTCCACTTCCTTGCCGAGCTTCGCCGCGAGATCGCGGACAAGCCGCGGGAACCGGCTGAAGACGTAGTCCATCGGCATCATGCGGATCGACATCACCGCTTCCTGCAAGTCGCGCGCGTTGCGCTCGAGCTGCGCCATGCCGTTGAACAGGCGGTCGTGCAACGCCGGATCGAAGGTGCTGGTGGTTTCGGCGAGCATCGCCTGGGTGATCACCAGTTCGCCGACGAGGTTGATCAACTGATCGACTTTCTCGACGCCTACGCGGATCGAACTGCCTTCGGCGCTTGAAGCGGCGGCTGGGCGGGCAGCTTTGCGGTCTGGTTCTGAAGAAGCTGTTGTTGTGGCGGCGGCGCTGGCAGGCGGTGCGCTTGCTTGAGTCGCTGCTGCCGCGGCTGCGGCCAGCATGGAGGCGACTGCTGCTTCGGTTGTGGCAGCCGTGGAAGCCGATGCCGCTTCGTTCGCAGCCTGTGGCACGAAGATGGGCGCAACGGTTGTATCGATTGCATCGGCCGCCGGCGACGACGTGACAGCGGCGGGCGTTCCAGGTTCGCCCAGCTGCACGTCGTCCGCCGGCATTTCGCCGCGACCGATCGTGATCTGACTTTCGTCGATCACGAAACAGCACACAGCGACGATGTCGTCGGAGGGGACGTCGGTGTCGAGCCACAACGCAAGTTCGCTGCCGCTCTTCACCTGTCCGACGATATTCCCCAGGTTGCCGAGTTCTTCGATCAACAATGCCTGGTCCTTCTCCCCCACGCCCCGCAGCGTAATTTTCAAATGCGATCCGGCTGGTGTTTCCGTTGGCGCGGCGGCGGACGACATAGCGGCTGCGTCGCCGGCCGCGTTGATATCCGTGTTGTCACCCTGCGCTCCGGTCGACATTTCTGTCGTGGTCCCGCTCGGTACTTCGACCCACGCTCCGGCCCACTCGCCGGCTGCTTCGAGTGCCTGATCGACGACGTGTTGCGGCGCGTTCGCACCGTCCGCGACTTCGGGTTGTGTCGCCGCGTTCAACGCTGGCAGGTCCGCTGCCGTTGTCTCGACCGCTGCGGATTCGGGCTGCTGTGCATTGCCCGCGCGGCTCTCCGCGTACAACCGGTCGAGCTTCGCGCAGATCGCCGCAGCCGTCGCCGCATCGGGCTCGGCGCTCGCGCGATAGTCCGCGAGCTGGCCCGACAACACGTCCTTGGTTTCGAGGAACGTGTCGATCATGTCCTTGCGCAGCACGAGTTCGTTATTACGCGCGCGGTCGAGCAGCGACTCGAGAATGTGCGTCGTCTCGGTGAGCGCGGTGAAGCCGAACGTCGCCGCGCCGCCCTTGATCGAGTGCGCCGCGCGAAAGATCGCGGCGAGGTCTTCCGGGTCCGGATGCGCGATGTCCAGATCGAGCAGCAATTGCTCCATCTGCGCGAGCAGTTCGTCGGCCTCGTCGAAGAACGTCTGATAGAACTGAGTGATGTCGAGTGTCATACGTGGGTCACCACGAGAAATCGTGTCTGGACTGTGCAACGGTGCGGTCGGTACGCATCACGCCTGCCCCGGTTCGGCGAGTGCCGCGACCAGTTCGGTCAGCATGTCCGGGTCGAGCGGCTTCTCGATCCAGCCGGTCGCGCCGGCCGCGCGCGCCGCCGCCTTGAATGGCTCGCCCGATTCGGTCGTCAGCAGGAGGATCGGTGTCGCGCGATAGGCCGGGTTGCCGCGCAATGCGGCAATCAGATCGAGACCGGTCTTGCCCGGCATGTGCTGATCGGTCAGCACGAGATCGAAGCGGATGGCGAGTGCGTTTTCCAGGCCCTCGTTGCCGTCGGCGGCGAGCGTCACCTCATAGCCGGCCGTCGTCAGCGTCGCGGAGAGAATCTCCCGCATCGCGGCCGAATCGTCGATTGCCAGAATGTGCCTGATCATTGAAACCCCTCGCTGCGCATGCCTTTATCGTGTTGCCTGGTGGCTGCCTCGTGCCGTGATGCGTCGTTACGCGCCGTTACGTCACGGCCCCGCCGCTACCGGCGGCGGTATCTTCTGCAACAACGGCCGCGCAGAACCCGCTGCATCGTCGGACAACGTGGTGGTCGTCGTGTCGTCGCGCATCATGGCTTCCTCGGACTTCTTGTTCAGCACGATGATGCTGATCCGGCGGTTCTCCGGATCGAGCGGATCGGCCTTGTTCAGGTTCTGCGTCGACGCGAGGCCGATCACGCGCAGCACCTTCGCTTCGTCCATCCCGCCTGCAATCAGCTCGCGCCGCGATGCATTCGCGCGATCCGCCGACAACTCCCAGTTGCTGTAACCCTTCTCGCCGCCCGCATACGGCACGGCATCGGTGTGTCCCTGCACGACGATGCGGTTCGGCACGTCGTTCAGCGTGTGGCCGATCTCGCGCAGGATGTCGCGCATGTACGGCTCGACCGTGTCGCGCGCGGTCGCGAACATCGGCCGCTTCTGCGAATCGACGATCTCGATGCGCAGCCCGGTCAGCGTCGAATCGATGCGGATCTGCTGCTTGAACTGACGCAGCACCGGGTTTGCTTCGATCGCGGCCATCAGCTTCACCTGCAGATCGTGCAGACGCGCCTGCTCGCGTCGTTCGAGTTCGCCCTGCAGCGTGTTCAGCGCCTGATCGTCGGCGCGGCTTTCGCTGCGATCGGCGCGCTTCGTCGTACCGTCGCTGGAGCGCGTCACACCCCAGTTGTCGCTCGTGATATCGCGCCCGCCGCCGCGCACCACGCTCGATTCCTCGGCACTGCGCACGCCGCCCCACAGCGACACCTTGAGCGGCTGGTTGAAGTAGTCGGCAATGCCCTTCAACTGCGCCGTGCTGGCCGAACTGAGCAGCCACATCAGCAGGAAGAACGCCATCATCGCGGTCATGAAGTCCGCGTAGGCGAGCTTCCATGCGCCGCCGTGATGGCCTTTCTTCGCCGGCGCCGAACGCCTGACGACGATTGCGCGGTCTTTGTCTTTGCTCATCGGTTTTTCGGTCCCCGGGCGTCGCCTTTATCTGGCCTTACTTCGCCTTCACCCGGCGCACGTGCTCTTCCAGCTCGGTGAACGACGGGCGTTCGGTCGAGAAGAGCACCTTGCGGCCGAACTCGACGGCAATGGCCGGCGCGTAGCCGTTCAGGCTCGCGAGGATCGTTACCTTGATGCACTGGAACATCTTGGTCGACTCGGTCACGCGCTGTTCGGCGAGACTCGAGAGCGGACCGATCAAACCGTACGAAAGCAGAATGCCGAGGAACGTGCCGACCAGCGCCTGCGCGATCATCTCGCCGAGCACGGCGGGCGGCTTGTCGGCGGAGGCCATCGTGTGGACCACGCCCATCACCGCCGCGACGATCCCGAATGCCGGCATTGCATCGCCGACCTTGGCGAGCGCATGCGCCGGCGCCTCGCCTTCCGCGTGATGGGTTTCGATTTCCTCGTCCATCAGGCTTTCGATCTCGAACGCGTTCATGTTGCCGCCGACCATCAAGCGCAAATAGTCGGTCAGGAATTCGACGATGTGCCGGTCGGCCAGGATCTTCGGGTACTGCGTGAAGATCGGGCTCTGCTCCGGGTTATCGATGTCGGCTTCGAGCGTCAGCGTGCCTTCCTTGCGTGCCTTCGCGAGCAGGACGTACAGGAGCGCCATCAGCTCCATATAGACGTCCTTGTTGTACTTCGAGCCCTTGAAGAGCGTCGGGATCACCCGCACCGTTGCCCGGATCGTTTTCATCCCGTTGCCAAGGATGAACGCGCCGAGGCCCGCGCCCGCGATCATCAGTATTTCGACGGGCTGCAACAGCGCGCCGAGATGGCCGCCCGCCAGTGCATAGCCGCCGAAGACGGACAACAGCGTTACGAGTGTTCCCACGAAAATCAGCACTGCCGGGCCCTCACAAAAAATCGACGTTGACCGTCGTTAATTGGGTTTACGGCAGCGGAGCGGAAAACTTTGGCGGAAAAGCCGGCGAGTGTCGGCGCTTGAGCGGTGGGCGCGCGGCGGCATGGCGGTGTGCAGGGATCGGCGAGCCCCGCCGGATGAAGCCTGCCCCGACCGGATCGGGCCTTGGGCGAATCGCCGCTGAGCTGGGACGTCGGAGCCAGCGCGGGCGGAACGCAAGGATTCAGGTAGCGCGTTTCACGCGGCCAGCGCCGGCACCTGCCCTGCGCGCGCTTTCGCGTCTGCGGATTTGCGCGTCTTGCCGGCCCGCGACGGCGGCTGGCACAGCCCGCAGACGAAACCCTGGCGCGGATCGTGTGCGTGCGCAACGAAATGCCCGCCGCAGCGCGAGCACGCGGTGATCTGCAGCATGTCCGAATCGAAGAAACGGACTAACGTCCACGCCCGCGTGAGGCTCAGCACCGGCTCGTCGCCGTGCATCTGCACGTGCTCCAGATACAGCCGGTAGCTTTTGACGATCGACTCGATCGTCTTGCAGCCGCCGTGATCGGTCATGAACCGGTAGATGTTGTAGAACAGCGAGGAATGAATGTTCGGCTGCCAGGTCATGAACCAGTCCGCCGAAAAAGGCAGCATGCCCTTAGGCGGCGAAACGCCCTTGAGCTCCTTATAGAGCTTGATGAGCCGGTCGCGCGACAGGCTGGTCTCGGCTTCGAGCAACTGCAGACGCGCACCGAGTTCGATCAGTTCGATGGCGAGAGTGATCTCCCTGACCTCGAGCACTACGCTTTTATGTGCCATCCGCTCCGGTTCCCGCGTCCTGTCGGTTTCCTCGTGATGCAACGGCGGCATCAGCCAAGCTGTTCGACCGGCTGGCTGGCCATCAGGATCGCGGAATGCGCCTGGGCGACGGCGCTGGTTTTGCCCTTGTCTGCGAGCGAAGTGAGGATCGCGTGATCGTCGAAGCGGAAGCGGCACAGCACCTGGTTCGACGCGGCAAGCTTGACGGTCTGGGCCAGCGACAGGCTGGCGAGCACGTCGGCGAGCTGGTCGGAGATCCCCATCCGGAACATGCCGGTCTGCTTGTCCTCGCGCAGCAGGCGCTGGGCGAGCAGCAGATAAGACAGGTTCACTTCCCTGATCTCAGTCAGCATTTCACTGTTGGCGCTCATGATTCCCCCGAGTCGATCTGGCTGGTCAGGCCGTTCCGAAAACGTTTGCTCACCCGCACGCATCGATGCACGTGGAATGGCCCGTTTATGGTCATGCCTGAATTGTGGCCAAAGGGAAAGGGAACGGAAATCGGACAGACACCCCGGTTGGCAGCCGGAAAAATCCCTTAATGCTGTCGGAATTTTTCCTACAAACGAACGACTTGGGGAAATGGAATGCGGGCTGTTCTAAACAGTGCCGAATGGCACCTTCGGTGGGCTGGCCGAATTATAGAGGCTTTTCATCGGGCCGTAATGCACTGCTGGTATTTCGCCGCAAACCCTTGCTGAGCACGCTTCCGCGCTTGATCCGATGCCGTGTGCGGCTTGCTGCACAAGGCTTTAAGGTCAATCGGAGAACCCGTTACGCATGATGTTTCTCGCTGTAACAACATTAAGCGTTTGAAAAATAGCTCGAATTGCGACGCTCGATCCCGATAATGAGACGTAAGGAGAAACCCCAACCGGTTTGATCGGGGCACCCCTCGGGCGGCGGCCTGCCGCGCCCTTCCGTCCGATGGGCACTCGCCTTGCTACGCTGCCACGCAGCGTCCCCCCGCGAAGCCCCTGAACAAGGAGATTACGCATGCGAATCGCACAAATCGCGCCGCTATACGAAGCTGTCCCGCCGAAACTCTACGGCGGCACCGAGCGCGTCGTGTCCTACCTCACGGAGGCGCTGGTCGACCTCGGCCACGACGTGACCCTGTTCGCGAGCGGCGATTCGGTGACGTCGGCGCAGCTTGAAGCGGCATGGCCGCGCGCGCTGCGGCTCGACCCGACCATCCGCGATGCAATGGCTCCGCATATGCTGCTGCTCGAGCGCGTACGCCGCGTCGCGCATGAGTTCGATGTGCTGCACTTCCATCTGGACTACCTGCCGTTCCCGCTGTTCTCCACACTCGACACGCCGTTCGTCACGACGCTGCACGGCCGACTCGACCTGCCCGAGTTGCAGCCGATTTTCGACGTGTTCTCCGACACGCCGGTCGTGTCGATTTCGGATTCGCAGCGCCTGCCGCTGCAACAGGCGAACTGGCTCAACACGATCTATCACGGCCTGCCGGACCAGTTGCTTACGCCGCAGGCTCACAAGAAACCCGAATACCTCGCGTTCCTCGGTCGGATCTGTCCGGAAAAACGCGTCGATACAGCTATCAAGATCGCTGCGCAGAGCGGTCTGCCGCTGAAGATCGCCGCCAAGGTGGACAAGGTCGACCAGGACTACTTCAAGGCGGAGATCGAGCCGCTGCTGTCGCAGGCGCATGTCGAATTTGTCGGCGAGATCAACGAGGCGCAGAAGCCGGAGTTCCTGTCGGGTGCGAAGGCGCTGCTGTTTCCGATCGACTGGTCGGAGCCGTTCGGGCTTGTGATGATCGAATCGATGGCCTGCGGAACACCGGTCATCGCGTTCAACCGCGGCTCGGTGCCGGAGGTGA encodes the following:
- a CDS encoding CheR family methyltransferase, producing MKLSRTPSRPATSEAARTAESTRDFEFTSADFARIRELIYLRAGISLSDHKRDMAYSRLARRLRARGFDNFRQYLDLLESDTDPAEWEAFTNALTTNLTAFFREAHHFPVLADFAMQRPAPVSVWCSAASTGEEPYSIAMTLIEALGEQGARQASVLATDVDTQVLAKAEAAVYQLEQVTHLAPERLKRFFLKGTGAHAGLVKVRPEVRAMVRFERLNLTDRDYALRTPFDAIFCRNVMIYFDKPTQAQVLARFEPLLKPGGLLFAGHSENFTYVSQAFRLRGQTVYELTRDGGAPHRATAHRRADHAAGSADAAPSGVSA
- a CDS encoding methyl-accepting chemotaxis protein — encoded protein: MLGRWSIRTTLTAVGVILVALTVAVGALGLVALQRANQSLDQIAGSDLVAMRSLNDASSYLLRSRVTLDRVTGLIAAGEMEQAKTALDRGQDLLGKSNENWQAFLATPRRGADQSLIDAVSARRATLLHDGVEPEFVALRASDTTSYHAIADTKISPMFVDYDNAATPVVKALQDHAQRQQADTAAQIGLMKMLIIGVTVFALVMVVVIRFALRGLIVQPLNDATVCFERIAAGDLSQRVDVYSHNEIGRLFGGIKQMQESLVTMVKAVHTSTESIDTGAREIAMGNTDLSQRTEQQAASLQETASSMEQLTGTVRQNAENARQASQLAVNASDIATRGGDVVNQVVHTMQDIASSSNKVVDIIGVIEGIAFQTNILALNAAVEAARAGEQGRGFAVVAGEVRSLAQRSASAAKEIKELIGDSVDKVQSGSALVGRAGTTMEEIVQAVRRVTDIMGEISAASEEQSTGIEQVNRAVTQMDEVTQQNAALVEEAAAAAASLEEQTRQLQTVVGGWRVGGSGSERTTRPASAVRSHAVAGPVHGSVRPALANHAGTPAISAATSATHRAIGAAAKPQGAPAAFASTTTSTKPDGASRSEPALRPKSLPAAETLKRPAPAGSTVSADADWETF
- a CDS encoding chemotaxis protein CheW; the encoded protein is MAEVQSIHSSQSNSAASRRHAQQADAGGQEFLVFTLGAEEYGIDILKVQEIRGYDNVTRIANAPEFIKGVINLRGIIVPIVDMRIKFHLGRVEYDHQTVVIILNVAHRVLGMVVDGVSDVLTLAADQIMPAPEFGATLNTEYLTGLGTVDGRMLILMDIEKLMTSREMALTDALSE
- the cheA gene encoding chemotaxis protein CheA is translated as MTLDITQFYQTFFDEADELLAQMEQLLLDLDIAHPDPEDLAAIFRAAHSIKGGAATFGFTALTETTHILESLLDRARNNELVLRKDMIDTFLETKDVLSGQLADYRASAEPDAATAAAICAKLDRLYAESRAGNAQQPESAAVETTAADLPALNAATQPEVADGANAPQHVVDQALEAAGEWAGAWVEVPSGTTTEMSTGAQGDNTDINAAGDAAAMSSAAAPTETPAGSHLKITLRGVGEKDQALLIEELGNLGNIVGQVKSGSELALWLDTDVPSDDIVAVCCFVIDESQITIGRGEMPADDVQLGEPGTPAAVTSSPAADAIDTTVAPIFVPQAANEAASASTAATTEAAVASMLAAAAAAATQASAPPASAAATTTASSEPDRKAARPAAASSAEGSSIRVGVEKVDQLINLVGELVITQAMLAETTSTFDPALHDRLFNGMAQLERNARDLQEAVMSIRMMPMDYVFSRFPRLVRDLAAKLGKEVELVTFGQATELDKSLIERIIDPLTHLVRNSLDHGIETVEARRAVGKDGTGQLVLSAAHHGGNIVIEVSDDGAGLRRDKILAKAAKQGMQVSESMTDEEVWNLIFMPGFSTAEQVTDVSGRGVGMDVVKRNIQAMGGHVEITSYAGRGTTTRIVLPLTLAILDGMSVKVGSEIFILPLNFVMESLQPRAEDIYTIANGERVVRVRGEYLPLVALHAVFTVEDARTDPTQGIVTIMQAEGRRFAMLIDELVGQQQVVVKNLETNYRKVHGISAATILGDGSVALIVDVAALNREKRTAHGAHSDLAALA
- a CDS encoding response regulator is translated as MIRHILAIDDSAAMREILSATLTTAGYEVTLAADGNEGLENALAIRFDLVLTDQHMPGKTGLDLIAALRGNPAYRATPILLLTTESGEPFKAAARAAGATGWIEKPLDPDMLTELVAALAEPGQA
- the motB gene encoding flagellar motor protein MotB, whose product is MSKDKDRAIVVRRSAPAKKGHHGGAWKLAYADFMTAMMAFFLLMWLLSSASTAQLKGIADYFNQPLKVSLWGGVRSAEESSVVRGGGRDITSDNWGVTRSSDGTTKRADRSESRADDQALNTLQGELERREQARLHDLQVKLMAAIEANPVLRQFKQQIRIDSTLTGLRIEIVDSQKRPMFATARDTVEPYMRDILREIGHTLNDVPNRIVVQGHTDAVPYAGGEKGYSNWELSADRANASRRELIAGGMDEAKVLRVIGLASTQNLNKADPLDPENRRISIIVLNKKSEEAMMRDDTTTTTLSDDAAGSARPLLQKIPPPVAAGP
- the motA gene encoding flagellar motor stator protein MotA — its product is MLIFVGTLVTLLSVFGGYALAGGHLGALLQPVEILMIAGAGLGAFILGNGMKTIRATVRVIPTLFKGSKYNKDVYMELMALLYVLLAKARKEGTLTLEADIDNPEQSPIFTQYPKILADRHIVEFLTDYLRLMVGGNMNAFEIESLMDEEIETHHAEGEAPAHALAKVGDAMPAFGIVAAVMGVVHTMASADKPPAVLGEMIAQALVGTFLGILLSYGLIGPLSSLAEQRVTESTKMFQCIKVTILASLNGYAPAIAVEFGRKVLFSTERPSFTELEEHVRRVKAK
- the flhC gene encoding flagellar transcriptional regulator FlhC; amino-acid sequence: MAHKSVVLEVREITLAIELIELGARLQLLEAETSLSRDRLIKLYKELKGVSPPKGMLPFSADWFMTWQPNIHSSLFYNIYRFMTDHGGCKTIESIVKSYRLYLEHVQMHGDEPVLSLTRAWTLVRFFDSDMLQITACSRCGGHFVAHAHDPRQGFVCGLCQPPSRAGKTRKSADAKARAGQVPALAA
- the flhD gene encoding flagellar transcriptional regulator FlhD, with the translated sequence MSANSEMLTEIREVNLSYLLLAQRLLREDKQTGMFRMGISDQLADVLASLSLAQTVKLAASNQVLCRFRFDDHAILTSLADKGKTSAVAQAHSAILMASQPVEQLG
- a CDS encoding glycosyltransferase family 4 protein encodes the protein MRIAQIAPLYEAVPPKLYGGTERVVSYLTEALVDLGHDVTLFASGDSVTSAQLEAAWPRALRLDPTIRDAMAPHMLLLERVRRVAHEFDVLHFHLDYLPFPLFSTLDTPFVTTLHGRLDLPELQPIFDVFSDTPVVSISDSQRLPLQQANWLNTIYHGLPDQLLTPQAHKKPEYLAFLGRICPEKRVDTAIKIAAQSGLPLKIAAKVDKVDQDYFKAEIEPLLSQAHVEFVGEINEAQKPEFLSGAKALLFPIDWSEPFGLVMIESMACGTPVIAFNRGSVPEVIDHGVTGFIVEDVQGAVAALQRLDELPRDAIRAQFERRFSAKTMAQNYVDGYTALIEAARRPVLRRVAAG